In a genomic window of Meiothermus sp. CFH 77666:
- a CDS encoding SagB/ThcOx family dehydrogenase: MDKHPGKIFYRLTRIFPGDQLPGGRAPAAKVYANPLESVELSEPVRDGGPAVWRVLSRVAPTTPKVGSSITLAELSQVLAPLAVRRGGRGYPSAGSAYPLEVYLAVQHLQDTFQGIYHYAAKQHQLEQLSGRFDPKSWKSALMDLEAVEASAALVVFNAVPERSEAVFGLRGFRYALLEVGYAVGEVMVAATALGLQAYPAETFYDEEVRKLLSLPDAEYPVVVLLLGR, encoded by the coding sequence ATGGATAAGCATCCCGGTAAGATTTTTTATCGCCTGACGCGCATTTTCCCCGGAGATCAGCTACCGGGTGGGCGGGCGCCTGCGGCCAAGGTTTATGCCAATCCGCTGGAGTCGGTGGAGCTTTCGGAGCCGGTGCGCGACGGGGGCCCGGCGGTCTGGCGGGTGCTTTCCAGGGTGGCGCCCACCACACCTAAGGTGGGTTCTTCCATCACCCTGGCCGAGCTTTCGCAGGTGCTGGCCCCGCTGGCGGTGCGCCGCGGAGGGCGGGGCTATCCCTCGGCCGGGAGTGCCTATCCCCTCGAGGTCTACCTGGCCGTGCAGCATCTGCAAGACACCTTCCAAGGCATCTACCATTACGCGGCCAAGCAGCACCAACTGGAGCAGCTCTCGGGCCGCTTTGACCCCAAAAGCTGGAAATCGGCCCTGATGGATCTGGAAGCGGTGGAAGCCTCGGCAGCGCTGGTGGTTTTCAATGCCGTACCGGAGCGTTCCGAAGCGGTATTTGGGTTGCGCGGGTTTCGCTACGCCCTGCTGGAAGTGGGCTATGCGGTGGGCGAGGTGATGGTGGCCGCTACCGCCCTGGGCTTGCAGGCCTACCCCGCCGAGACCTTCTACGACGAAGAAGTACGCAAACTGCTCTCGCTGCCCGATGCCGAGTATCCGGTGGTGGTGTTGTTGCTGGGACGGTAG
- a CDS encoding glycogen synthase — translation MKVAFVASEAFPFAKVGGLADVIGSLPQALRKLGLKPTIFLPWYWGIQGYYVGEAWFNFEGHREKIGIGHAEHQGVRYVLVGLGDFARDKPYGYDDDFRRFVRFAMATAELLGDFDIVHAHDWQAALLPLLRNLGWFRARTVYTIHNLAYQGVWGSQDFYAWTRLPGETYYGAGLEHNGAINLMKAGIVNADAVTTVSPRYAWEITTPEGGEGLDGVLRSQQGKLRGILNGLDTDYWNPATDRYLKHHYDATDLSGKARNRAELLSEFALEDRPTLGVVSRFAHQKGIDLIGDAVDGLMGMGVNLVVLGSGEPGLERTFAWMASHLPGRLAYVQGYNEALAHRIYAGSDGFLMPSRFEPCGLAQLIAMRYGTLPIVRAVGGLLDTVKHWETGFMFDSMDAGGVLHGVSEFLKHPDRLSVARNAMQADFSWDKPAREYVSLYQQLLG, via the coding sequence ATGAAGGTTGCCTTTGTCGCCTCCGAAGCCTTCCCCTTCGCCAAGGTGGGGGGCCTGGCCGATGTGATCGGCAGTCTGCCCCAGGCCCTACGGAAGCTGGGCCTAAAGCCCACCATCTTTCTGCCGTGGTACTGGGGTATCCAGGGCTACTATGTGGGCGAGGCCTGGTTCAACTTCGAGGGGCACCGCGAGAAAATCGGCATTGGTCACGCCGAGCACCAGGGGGTGCGCTACGTGCTGGTGGGGCTGGGGGATTTCGCCCGAGACAAACCCTACGGCTACGACGACGACTTCCGCCGCTTTGTGCGCTTTGCCATGGCCACGGCAGAACTCCTGGGCGATTTTGACATAGTGCACGCCCACGACTGGCAGGCGGCCCTGCTACCGCTGCTGCGGAACCTGGGCTGGTTCAGGGCCCGCACGGTGTACACCATCCACAACCTGGCCTATCAGGGGGTCTGGGGCTCCCAGGATTTTTATGCCTGGACGCGCCTGCCGGGTGAGACCTACTATGGCGCAGGCCTCGAGCACAACGGCGCAATCAACCTGATGAAAGCCGGTATTGTGAACGCCGACGCCGTCACGACGGTCTCGCCCCGCTATGCCTGGGAGATCACCACCCCCGAAGGCGGCGAGGGCCTGGATGGGGTTCTGCGCAGCCAGCAGGGGAAGCTCCGGGGCATCCTGAACGGCCTCGACACCGACTACTGGAACCCCGCCACCGACCGGTACCTGAAACACCACTACGACGCGACCGACCTCTCGGGCAAGGCCCGCAACCGGGCCGAATTGCTCTCAGAGTTTGCCCTGGAAGACCGCCCCACCCTGGGGGTGGTCTCGCGTTTTGCCCACCAGAAAGGCATAGACCTGATTGGTGACGCGGTGGATGGTCTGATGGGGATGGGGGTCAACCTGGTGGTGCTGGGCAGTGGGGAGCCGGGCCTCGAGCGCACTTTTGCCTGGATGGCCTCCCATCTGCCGGGCCGCCTGGCCTATGTGCAGGGTTACAACGAAGCCCTGGCCCACCGCATCTACGCCGGTTCGGATGGCTTTCTGATGCCCTCGAGGTTCGAGCCGTGCGGACTGGCCCAACTGATCGCCATGCGCTACGGCACGCTCCCCATCGTGCGGGCAGTGGGGGGCTTGCTCGATACCGTGAAGCACTGGGAAACCGGCTTCATGTTCGATTCGATGGACGCCGGGGGTGTTTTGCACGGGGTCAGCGAATTCCTCAAACACCCCGACCGCTTATCGGTGGCCCGAAATGCCATGCAGGCCGATTTTTCCTGGGATAAGCCGGCCCGCGAGTACGTGTCCCTTTATCAGCAATTGTTGGGTTAG
- the glgC gene encoding glucose-1-phosphate adenylyltransferase, translating to MSMRVLGMILAGGQGSRLFPLTAKRAKPSVPFGARYRIIDFVLNNFLNSGIYGIYVLTQFKAQSLTEHVQRHWRFGGFLEDAFILLVPAQMYRYEELGPVWYRGTADAIYQNLHLINNHKPENVAIFGGDHIFKMNIAHMLDYHNDHRADLTIAAYPVPIEQASRFGVLQVDDQWRMIGFQEKPKNPTPIPGKPDLALVSMGNYIFRTEPLVEKLEHDAKDPNSSHDFGKDVIPRALSEGYRIQVYDFKRNPIPGQQVPNTYWRDVGTIDAYFEASMDLIQVTPEFDLFNPDWPLRAANFNSPPAKFVHEAGARTGQAFNSLIAGGCIISGGTIRESVIFRRCRINSYALVERSILFDEVEVGRYAKLRNTIVDKNVSIPPHTEIGYDLEADRARGFTVTPEGIVVVPKSYRF from the coding sequence ATGTCTATGCGAGTTCTGGGGATGATTCTCGCGGGGGGGCAGGGTTCCAGGTTGTTCCCCCTCACGGCCAAACGCGCGAAACCTTCGGTGCCCTTTGGGGCGCGTTACCGCATCATCGACTTTGTACTCAACAATTTCCTGAACTCAGGAATCTACGGCATTTACGTGCTCACCCAGTTCAAAGCCCAGTCCCTGACCGAGCATGTGCAGCGGCACTGGCGCTTTGGGGGCTTTCTGGAAGATGCTTTTATTTTGCTGGTACCCGCCCAGATGTACCGCTACGAGGAGCTGGGGCCGGTCTGGTACCGCGGTACTGCCGATGCCATCTACCAGAACCTGCACCTGATCAACAACCACAAGCCCGAGAACGTAGCGATTTTTGGGGGCGACCACATCTTCAAGATGAACATCGCCCACATGCTGGACTACCACAACGACCACCGCGCCGACCTGACCATCGCCGCCTACCCGGTGCCCATCGAGCAGGCCAGCCGCTTTGGGGTGCTCCAGGTAGACGACCAGTGGCGCATGATTGGCTTTCAGGAAAAGCCCAAGAACCCCACCCCCATCCCCGGCAAGCCCGATCTGGCCCTGGTTTCGATGGGTAACTACATCTTCCGCACCGAGCCTTTGGTGGAGAAGCTCGAGCACGACGCTAAAGACCCTAACTCCTCGCACGACTTCGGCAAGGATGTGATTCCCCGCGCCCTGAGCGAGGGCTACCGCATCCAGGTCTACGATTTCAAGCGCAATCCCATCCCCGGTCAGCAGGTTCCCAACACCTACTGGCGTGATGTGGGAACCATCGATGCCTATTTTGAAGCCAGCATGGACCTGATTCAGGTGACCCCGGAGTTTGACCTGTTCAACCCCGACTGGCCCCTGCGCGCCGCCAACTTCAACTCGCCCCCTGCCAAGTTTGTGCACGAGGCCGGCGCCCGCACCGGACAGGCCTTCAACAGCCTGATTGCAGGGGGTTGCATCATCTCGGGCGGCACCATCCGCGAGTCGGTGATCTTCCGCCGCTGTCGCATCAACTCCTACGCCCTGGTCGAGCGCAGCATCCTGTTTGACGAGGTGGAGGTAGGGCGCTACGCCAAACTGCGTAATACCATCGTGGACAAAAATGTGAGCATCCCGCCCCACACCGAGATTGGCTACGACCTCGAGGCTGACCGGGCCCGCGGCTTTACCGTCACCCCGGAAGGTATTGTGGTGGTGCCCAAGAGCTACCGATTCTAG
- a CDS encoding gamma-glutamylcyclotransferase family protein — protein sequence MESPEAVFVYGTLKQGERNFEVSRQAGWLRSEPAYLEGFRLYHIPQSDIRPYAYPGVLKGEGRVWGEVQWFADLEQALGLLDQLEDEGSEYQRSPTTAYLSERGGAPCKVWVYVYSSLQAMRGVGGLWLPEGVWGEQMRSKG from the coding sequence ATGGAGTCTCCTGAAGCGGTTTTTGTGTACGGCACCCTGAAACAAGGGGAGCGCAACTTTGAGGTCTCGAGGCAGGCGGGCTGGCTGCGCTCGGAGCCGGCCTACCTCGAGGGTTTTCGGCTTTATCACATCCCCCAAAGCGACATTCGGCCCTATGCCTACCCCGGTGTGCTCAAAGGGGAGGGGCGGGTGTGGGGCGAGGTGCAGTGGTTTGCCGACCTCGAGCAAGCCCTGGGGCTGCTGGACCAGCTCGAGGATGAGGGCAGCGAGTACCAGCGAAGCCCCACCACTGCGTATCTTTCCGAGCGGGGCGGAGCGCCATGCAAGGTCTGGGTGTATGTTTATTCCAGCCTGCAAGCGATGCGAGGCGTGGGGGGCCTCTGGCTGCCGGAGGGGGTTTGGGGTGAACAAATGCGGTCAAAGGGGTAA
- a CDS encoding AAA family ATPase, giving the protein MRLSYEALEWRTFTDDSGDIVSFPPAPPFFGQERARAALELALRGGFHAYLVGPSSLGKHETLLAYLSTQTVETPPDLLYVPLSERKVAVLTLPSGQETHLADAVENLLLEVSRLDELFRQGSFLREKTQLEARFKEAREKQLASLQQEAQAAGFALSLNGERLEFTGPGPVPAELSARLEEVTLGSLAAAAELEVSLRRLRRDWALHYLNNRFEPLFQRFPQARGYLEALRGRLARYAETGEPLDPAQWRPNLLTSSSSGSPPPIVFEPYATAPRLFGRLDYTVDKGVWSTNVSLIRPGAVHRAQGGYLILDALSLKREGTWEAFKRALRNGQVEPVTEPQAPASLEVEPFPIQMQVMLVGTQEAFESLEEDPAFSELFRIRVEFAPTLPATPENMMALGGWLQAQGFQLTQGGLIRLYDEARRSAEQRDRMDARLIEIRALAEEAAVLGGGILSAEAVEQAVLAREQRSFLSEEEFLRAVKEGVWSLRTTGRVVGEVNSLVVVEAAPYWGRPARLTARAAPGRDHVISIDREAGLGGQIFHKAVLTLAGYLRSRYIESGPLPATISLAFEQSYVSIDGDSAGLAELVAVLSALGNFPLRQDLAVTGAVDQTGKVLAVGAINAKVEGFFQVCKALGLSGSQGVILPRANIPNLTLRAEVLEAVRANQFHIYAVETVEQALELLTGARMEGFRSLQDLIKARLEEFAKLEAGHDEEEKES; this is encoded by the coding sequence ATGAGGCTTTCCTACGAGGCGCTCGAGTGGCGCACATTTACCGATGATTCGGGCGATATTGTCTCGTTCCCGCCAGCCCCCCCTTTTTTTGGACAGGAACGGGCCAGGGCGGCGCTGGAACTGGCCCTTCGGGGGGGGTTCCATGCCTACCTGGTGGGGCCTTCCAGCCTGGGCAAGCACGAGACGCTGCTGGCCTATTTGAGCACCCAGACCGTCGAAACCCCCCCGGATCTGCTGTATGTGCCCCTGTCGGAGCGCAAGGTGGCGGTGCTGACCCTGCCCAGTGGGCAGGAAACCCATCTGGCCGACGCGGTGGAGAACCTGCTGCTGGAGGTCAGTCGGCTGGACGAGCTGTTCCGCCAGGGCTCTTTCCTGCGGGAAAAAACCCAGCTCGAGGCCCGTTTCAAGGAGGCCCGCGAAAAGCAACTGGCCTCGCTGCAGCAAGAAGCCCAGGCAGCCGGGTTTGCATTGTCGCTGAATGGGGAAAGGCTGGAGTTTACCGGCCCCGGCCCGGTGCCCGCCGAACTCAGCGCAAGACTCGAGGAGGTCACGCTGGGCAGCCTGGCCGCTGCCGCCGAACTCGAGGTCTCGCTCCGGCGGCTGCGCCGCGACTGGGCGCTGCACTACCTGAACAACCGCTTCGAGCCGTTGTTTCAGCGCTTTCCCCAGGCTCGAGGCTACCTCGAGGCCCTGCGCGGTCGCCTGGCCCGCTATGCCGAGACCGGCGAACCCCTCGACCCCGCCCAGTGGCGGCCCAATCTGCTCACCTCGTCCAGCAGCGGCAGCCCGCCCCCCATCGTGTTTGAGCCCTATGCCACCGCCCCTCGGCTGTTTGGGCGGCTGGACTACACCGTGGACAAAGGGGTCTGGAGCACCAACGTCAGCCTGATTCGCCCCGGCGCGGTTCACCGCGCCCAGGGAGGGTATCTGATTCTGGATGCCCTGAGCCTCAAGCGCGAGGGCACCTGGGAAGCCTTCAAGCGGGCCTTGCGCAATGGGCAGGTCGAGCCGGTCACGGAGCCGCAAGCCCCGGCCAGCCTCGAGGTCGAGCCTTTTCCCATCCAGATGCAGGTCATGCTGGTCGGCACCCAGGAAGCTTTTGAGTCGCTGGAGGAAGACCCGGCCTTCAGCGAGCTATTTCGCATCCGGGTGGAGTTCGCCCCCACCCTGCCCGCCACCCCGGAAAACATGATGGCCCTGGGGGGCTGGCTGCAGGCCCAGGGGTTTCAGCTTACCCAGGGCGGCCTGATCCGGCTTTACGACGAAGCCCGGCGCAGCGCCGAGCAACGCGACCGCATGGATGCCCGCCTGATCGAAATCCGGGCCCTGGCCGAAGAAGCCGCCGTTTTGGGTGGGGGGATTCTCAGTGCAGAGGCTGTGGAGCAGGCCGTTTTGGCCCGCGAGCAGCGCAGCTTTCTTTCCGAGGAGGAGTTTTTACGGGCGGTAAAGGAAGGGGTCTGGAGCCTCCGCACCACCGGACGGGTGGTGGGCGAGGTCAACAGCCTGGTGGTGGTGGAGGCCGCGCCCTACTGGGGGCGTCCGGCCCGGCTCACCGCGCGGGCCGCTCCTGGCCGCGATCATGTGATCTCCATTGACCGCGAGGCCGGTCTGGGTGGGCAAATTTTCCACAAAGCGGTGCTGACCCTGGCCGGCTACCTTCGCAGCCGGTACATCGAGAGCGGCCCCCTCCCCGCCACCATCAGTCTGGCCTTCGAGCAAAGCTACGTTTCCATTGACGGCGACTCCGCAGGGCTGGCCGAGCTGGTCGCAGTGCTGTCGGCCCTCGGCAACTTTCCCCTGCGGCAAGACCTGGCCGTGACCGGCGCCGTGGATCAGACCGGCAAGGTACTGGCGGTGGGGGCCATCAACGCCAAGGTGGAGGGCTTCTTCCAGGTCTGTAAGGCGCTGGGCCTGAGCGGCAGCCAGGGGGTGATTCTGCCCAGGGCCAACATCCCCAACCTGACCCTCCGGGCCGAGGTGCTGGAGGCCGTGCGGGCCAATCAGTTTCACATCTACGCCGTCGAGACGGTGGAGCAAGCCCTCGAGCTCCTCACCGGCGCCCGCATGGAAGGCTTCCGAAGCTTACAAGACCTTATCAAAGCCCGCTTGGAAGAGTTTGCCAAACTGGAAGCAGGCCACGACGAGGAAGAGAAGGAGTCCTAG